CTATTGTTGCTATTAACAATTATCATTAATGTCTAACAACACCTTTTATAGAGTGATAATGCCCATTCAATTTGTGCATGCTTATGgactacatatacatatatatttttttacatgacAGACTCCTCTGCAAAATGGAtctctataaataaaaatgggatttaagaataaaatgtgttgtttgtcatcgtcttttaaagggacataccttagtttttaaacactaaggcatattttttactattagagctgtttatgatcactgaaatcaaacattacttatattttattgtttagattatccatttccgtatattCTAAGTGTGTCTGGTTATCCTGATgtttcaaaatgcatttttttcatatttttaaaaatgcatgtgcgtctgagaagtaaccgtTGTAGAGTCgcgtttagtttatttttaagggtattatAACATAACAGACTCTtagtttcactctgttgtatccaaatttgttacaggtttgtaaattaaccaaacttagtgtccatttttatgggttgaaactaatctaggtgaaaattatgccttaatgtttaaaaactggggtctgtccctttaaattttaaaatgggaATTTTGTCTTGTTCCCAAGTGAGAATTAGAATTTATTGTGACTAAATGACATGATTCcaaaacacaatgtaaaaaagtctttcaacctgtaaaaatatagaaaaagaaTTGCACTGTGTAATCATTCTGCATTTTATCCAACATCAGATTTTCTTTACCAATGAACACAGAAAATCTGCATTCAGCATCACTGACTTTCAGTGAAAAAGATTCATTGTCATGTAATCGGTGCAATGGGGCAATGAGAAGACACCAAACAGTGGATAATATCTACTAGCTCTggttttcaaaaatttacttcGGAAAGCTTTAATGACTGAATTAAAGTATGATAGCTGTTACATGGAATATACATGTCATTAGAAATCCTCTGATCaaaaagtttagcaatttggaAAAATAGAAATCAAACCACTGGATTTAattgatgtattattttgtcACTAAGTAATAGGAGAttgtaaatagaaaataaaatgcatgAATGTCGCATCATTGAATGTAGCTTACTTTTAATTTACAATGCAGTAGTaccatattaattaaaaaaattgataaaCATTTTTGTCTAAGTATTGTTTGAAATAACTGTCCATATAAGAGTGTCTTCAAAATGCAGCTAGTGAATTCGGAAATTATTATGCCATTTAAAGCAAGGCTCAAGACTAACGAGGAGCAAGAGGAAATAGCAACACaatttactttataataattaatttcagaAGCGGCTTTTGCTTTCCCAACTACCCAAATTAAGAAATTAGTTCCAACTGTGTTTACATCAGGATGACAGATATTAAATTAGATATTGCAAAAGAAAAATGATTCGCTCCAGTTTACCATAAGAAAtatgaaagtaaagttttaCATCAGTATAACTTACTACTTGTGTTTTAGAACTGCTTCTTAGTTTTTAACATTTAGTCCCAGACTAAAaagaggcgggatgtagcctgaTGCGCGATTGATCCAAGAtagattcctgtcggtgggcctattgggctatttctcattccagccagtgctccacaactggtataacaaaggccatggtatatgctatcctgtctgtgggatagtgcatataaaagatccctttgctgctaatcgaaaagagtagcctatgaagtgccgacagtgggtttcctctctcaatatctgtgtggcgcTTAACCATGTGTCGGaagccatataactaaataaaatgtgtcgagtgtgttgataaataaaacatttccttccttctttcccaGACTAAAAGTCAAAAACAGAGATTGCTTTTCactccacaaaatgaatttcaagCTTTGTCAATTCAACATTAACCAAATGATTTGAAACACTAATTGCagatttgttaattatttcaaccagcctggaaataaaaaatgtagttaCCATTTCTAGTTGTAGTACAGTTATTTGAGCACATTTGGACAAAAACTTGAAACAATTACATTTCAAAGTAATCAGAATAGAACAGAGCTAGGAAAAAAATAATTCCCACATCACAGGAATGAAATGTGACAAATGAGAGAGTGGAGTTGGGCGACAGTAAGAATagaggaagaaaaaaagaaaaatgcttCTGAACGTTTTATTTGTATTCACACAATTCCAACTTGggattgttaaaaatatttctttccaataaagtgcaccaATAAACCACTGCAATGAACACAAGACGGAGAACAAAACAATTCATCACTGCTGTATTTCCGTTTGAATTGTCTCCCCTTGCAACTGTGAATCACTTTCCATCGAAAGAAGAGCTTGAACAGTCTCCAATGGAATTCCTTCTGCACCTTGCAGCTGAAATGCCATTCCGTCTGGGTTCTGTATGATGTACATACCGTCTTCAGTCTGAAACAAGCTAGCCTGAGAAAAGTCTGGAGCCATTTCACCTCCAAGTGCTTGTACTCCATCCAACTGGAGGATTTCACACGGCTCTGTCTCTGCTCCCTGCTGAACCATAGTCACAATCTGAGTATTTTCACCTGCTTCCTTATCCAGCAGCTGCAAATCACCATAGTTATTTAAAGCATTTACATCCATGACTGTCTGTTCCTTTTGAACCATGTCGTTATTGGAGTCACCGTTACCCATGGGTTCCCCCATATCCTGAACTGTTTGGTTTGCCAATTTCTCTAGCTCTGTACTTCCCGGAACTGAAGTGGCTGGTTCTTCAGAAGTCTCCATCATCATTTCTGAAGCCCCATTCAACTCCATGTTCTGTGGAGACACACCATTGATACAAGGTTTATTGATGTCTGTACTAATGGTTGTGGAATTATCGCCAAGACTCAATGATGAACTTGCCAAATTCTTATCTTCAGCACTGTTTCTACTTTGCATATTCACACTGTTGCCGTTTACTATTATGGAATTCTGGAACATGCTCGTGTCTATGTTCGTATTATTCAGAAACTTAGCACTATTTGGACCAATGATAACTAACGGCCTACTTGTAGAGTTCTTGTTAGCACTTAAAGTCTGACTGTTAGTTGAGGAAATCAGCACTGTTTTGCCGATCAATGATTCCTGAGATTTGGGGATTTCTTGAGATTTCGTAATGGAGGACTGTGCTGACACAACTCTGAAAACTGCTTTAGCAGGCTGTGTAGATGTCTGTACAAGGGAATTTGTACCAACTGATGTGGTTACTGACTTAATTATGGACTGAGATGATGAAGGAACTGCCTTGCTTGTGGAAGATGGATAAACACTTTGTTGTTTTGTGATGACGGTAACTGTTGGAGTAGCACTAGAGATGAGACTAGACTTGTAGGATCCATATTTGTTGGACGGGAGAGAAGTGTCAGTGTTGGCCACAGATCTTGTGTTTGACAGTAAAGAGGTCATTTTAGGCTGTTTGGCTGGGCTGATGAGTTCATCGCTGGTCACGACTGCCACCGTCTTCCGAACCTTGTGATGTGAAGGCTGTGTTCCAGTAACCAGGGACTTTTTATCTGTTAAATATGTGTACTGGAAGTCACTGCTCTCTTCCATTGGCATGTCTCTGACTTCATACAGACCTTCCACGAGATCCAAGGCCTTGTTTATGGGAGAATTGTCAATCTGAAAATCAAATAAACACCATGAATGTGCCATTTCTGTTTTTTTACATGCTGCTATGACATGCAAAACTCTTAgaccatggtgtgtgtgtgtgtgtgtgcgtgcgcgtggtCTTCATCCATGTATTCATCAtgataaattgtaaatataccagTGTAACAAATAGTCCAGTCCAGTAATTCTGTAGGGTAGGCTAACTCCATACAcccaaataaaacatgttatacatTCTACAtcatctttaaataatttccgGGGCATTTCCAGCTAATTATGTCCATATTGACGATTAGTTGGAGGTATTGCACACTGACTGGCTGAGAGTTCTTCCCGCAACACAGTTGAACAACCCACCCTTGACAAGACAGACACCAACTGTTGATATTCATTCCACCAGTTATTATGTGTAATACACGTATCCTGAATAAATCGTGAATGTAGTGTATTGTGATATTaaactttaataatatttatgaagttaataaatattatacatgttcaattgttgttataaaaacaaacacattttacacATAAAAAGTGTACAGAATTAGCCTTCATCACTTTTACAGCTGCAACAAAttccgtacacacacacacattcagaaACCAAAATTATGCTCACATAGGTGAATAGCCTACCTGTCAATTTGTGGGGCATTTtctgaatttttttgttttgttttgttaaattgtttCTCTCCGTGtagtaaatatactacatttaaaaacaattgtagtCTTGTTGATTAAACTATACCAAGGCAGGGCTCGAAACTGCCTGtgaccaggtcgccaaatgtgaccaatgtcctgtttgggcgacttaaatatttaaaaaataatggcgttagtcacccaaataatcttctttagagctataacatacgagtcactattaatatttgtattccacattaaaatcttgctcgtggttcgcttaccataatttgccaacatgcattattattttttgggcgaCCATATTTTGGGGTGAGTTTCGAACCCTGCTAAGGTGCGGAACCAGTGGTTAGAAGGGGGTCTGGactgttgttggttttttttggtttgtttattttaaagggCCAAACAACGCAGTCCCAGGTCACTCCCAGGCTGCAACAGTTCCCTTCGAGCACCACAACTATAGAAAGCATACATAAATTTAGGAACCCTCTGCCAATTAAACAACCTCAAATTACAGCCTGTCCTagtgtataaaaaaaacaacaactaaaaaacaaaaaaaccagaCAATGTTTATTTTGGTATTCCTTTACCAAGACAAACCTTGACCCACCTATACCCTGCAATTGCGTAACCAGCAGAAAGCTCCCAACCTCACACATACCTTCCATACCCACAATACCCGAAAGGAACAACTACAACCCCAAAAAGACTGAAAACCAAGTCATTAGGCCCTTTATTAAAGTGTTAATGTACAACGTTTTGCCATGTATATAACCAATCCTCAGttgcagtccccccccccccgcaaaaaacTCCTGGATCCAAGCCTGAAACCATACATTTGTCATTATAAAATGCAATCCAAATATATATCGGCCTGGTGAAATTTTATTCATAGCTACCCAATAGTGCACGGGGCACAttatgtcaatacttttcttaacatgcacggcgagttgcttccctctatgtagcatatttaaaatggcggggtaTGTTTGACGGTTGTtagaagttttattttgttaataatgacacaaGTACTTCAATAGGGATTaagtgagtacggtaggttatacatttttggtttgtgtgtccatttgttgcactatttcggttgagaaatgtttgaaacatggtgccacaagttttgaataccagctacatatagggtatgtaacaagtTTCGGTTGTAGAAGAACCACACATTCTACATCCCTTCAGACTAAGTTACCCAACTGTATGAACTTACCTAATATGGTGTACAAAATTAACCGCCTGGTGTACGACATTACCCACTTCCAATATCAAATGGTAAACCGTTCGTaaacaattttgaaacagaGCATACTCAAAATGTTCAACATATTCACAAAAGGGAGACAactcaatattaatattgttcaaGCATATTAATTGTCCGCAGGGTGCTGTACACAAACTTCCATCCAAATCTGTACAGAATTACCCAACTCAACTCTATACTATGTATCAAATTCATTTCATGAGGAACATTTCCTCAAAAATAACTGGTAACAAGTTTATTATATTACCCCAAGCTTTTTTTTGGCTAAGTCATGATGTAACAATTAGTATCAACATCTTAACTGGTTAATAAGCACTAAATATCCCAACAACATGCTACGTTAGTTATATCAATAGCCTTGgacgtttttatttttattccttgattcataaaagatctgttgcagTAATAAACAAtttctatttctttctttacatcctgttttacaaatgacaatagaaattttgttttcaaaatcttgattagcaatatttatagtcaactgacaattgattagcaactactgtttaatgttttaaaattgtgtagctatCTCTGAAACCTGGATAGCGAATTGCGATGCAATAccgaacaaaatgttccctgaatcACCTAAAATGTTGACAGGATCCACTACAAAAATAGTGGGTAGGGATGCAAAACCCTGTCCCACCCCTCCCACCCAAAAGCCCccacaacaaaaccaaaaaaaaacaaccccagaaTAATTTTCAATAATAGTCATCGTCCAATTACCTTTAGCACAGATTTTTGGTTGCCAGATTCCAAACTTGAGTTTTTACACGGCTGGAGGTATTTTTTGCACACTTTGTGAACGGTTTTGTAAAGATTTTCGAATTCCTGGTGAATGATGTCAGCATGTGGTCTGGATGGGCTGCCTTTCTCTACCTTCATCAACAGGAACTCCCACAGGGTGAGAGCACCAACCAGTCGTGGCAACACGATTTCCATGAGATCTTCATCCTCACTCGCTTTGACAACCTACAACCatggattttaataataatttattacatctactacgtgtgtgtgtgtgtgtgtgtgtgtgtgtgtgtatatatatatatatgtgtgtggctGCACGACAAAAGGTGCCGGATGTCGTGCATTGTAAGATCGCGTAACAgccaattacaataaaatacatgaatacaaattatttttttcgtttttagcacaaacagtttttaaaacaacttaacTTTCATACTAATACATAgtttttcctaaaataaaacaataaaacatgttatttggtGATTGTGTACAACCTGTCAAATTCTAATTGTCTTTAATTACGCAAGAATTAATCACTTATTTGGCtgagtttattataaaatcttGGACTTTTCAATGTCAAGTATTGCATACCACTGGAAAGGTCGTGAACTCTACTTTCTAAATATAGCAAGTGCGCAGATATATTTGTCACGTAGGAGTAATGCGCATTGAGACAATTTCCGTggcaaaattcaacaattactttTTCCCAAACTACAAAATAAGAAAAACGTGCGATCGCCTGTtcaatttatgaagtaaaaatgcatttgaagtaGTACTAAGACTGTGTTTGTTGTAATGCGAGACGTGAAACATATTTAAATCGAGCTAAATCGAGAcgaacatgtaaaaaaaacaagtgcCTGCTCGATTCACGGTATCAATTGAGAAAATTGCGGCGCCCGTGAGACCAGCATGTGTAATGACAAAGGAAGCTGAGGTGGCTCGCCAGTTGAATTTGCTGTTAAACATCAATGCCAGTATGAGAAACATACTAAGATTTGGTTCATCTGACGATGTGTTACAAGACATTATTATGGACTACTTTGTAAGTAGGGATCAGAGTGAGTCAGAATCGGATTTCGAATCAAACGAATCAAACGAATCTATTTACTGAAATCGAGGTGGTCATCGGGCTCATTACTCTGGCCGTGTTACAACCTGGTATGTGAGAACTTACTGTATGTTCAAAGCTGGAGAACTATTGACTtatgtttgactaaatattccTGTCTAGTCATAGCATTCATATTTGGTGTGAGCACTGATAGTTTCTCATTTTATTGATGGTggatactattttttttttttttttttttttttaaagggtgggtggggtggatgtATAATGGAGGTTCAATATAAATTCTTGTCAATGGcatatactgttaaaacaaatattacatggtTACAGAGTACAGAATAACTTGTTTggcatatatattattattattaatgaagatTTCAAGCAATAATGAATCaggttttttgtgtaaaacttCGGACTTCATTTTGTCAAAGATCGTCCTTTGGAAAAAATCATAATTGTCTGTACAAAAAGTTCAATATTTCGGAAAGTTTTCATCCgattttcataattaaaacagaattttgCTCTGCAGAATGTGCTTTATCTTATTCCTTCAAAAacaccctcttttttttttggaccaTGTGGCACCTTTtgtcatgcacacacacacacacacacatatatatatatatatacacacacacacacacacacacacacacacacac
This DNA window, taken from Gigantopelta aegis isolate Gae_Host chromosome 4, Gae_host_genome, whole genome shotgun sequence, encodes the following:
- the LOC121370922 gene encoding uncharacterized protein LOC121370922 produces the protein MADSEELGLLEVTSCPGTHTIQIITDSNVDAPDAVNEQVNEDFLQAALVEAQDFEPASDQYGDEVVGNEAVSITQEMVHNVVSVSNLVTSAGATVVAEGAFDGATYTVVGEIPETDGQSIIDLQQNVIGVDSGVHMVSEEQAPEQEQAVQNITDLVEADTENTAIAESSANIQFISTPVSVVSPLGSSRNPIRIIQQGNQYTPVQQLTAEQLQQIMQVVQQQQLTKTTADGGGSSVLFNSQTNTKIVYRVIYPSELHKSTGVKGSGQAQNDDGNVQLIHRRPYRKRNREDDDDKVDAPELTKEEKDARKKQRPRTRSGRVSKPPKHMMKDYKHIHVLDWDEDYDDDDGGYSDFKCSDPEAEDREGNKNDHQDESSLDAGYGPLRPKKFKCSTCDKSYIGQGGLARHYRLCPSHGSLDEHEHEKENADGSIGSFSEDSNTRDSFPNPSLTRLTSTPSNSSTQEPIPPTEEAILEPEEVSPAVTPRKIFFGRRGRPRRRNIYLHETPAQRQKRRLREVVKASEDEDLMEIVLPRLVGALTLWEFLLMKVEKGSPSRPHADIIHQEFENLYKTVHKVCKKYLQPCKNSSLESGNQKSVLKIDNSPINKALDLVEGLYEVRDMPMEESSDFQYTYLTDKKSLVTGTQPSHHKVRKTVAVVTSDELISPAKQPKMTSLLSNTRSVANTDTSLPSNKYGSYKSSLISSATPTVTVITKQQSVYPSSTSKAVPSSSQSIIKSVTTSVGTNSLVQTSTQPAKAVFRVVSAQSSITKSQEIPKSQESLIGKTVLISSTNSQTLSANKNSTSRPLVIIGPNSAKFLNNTNIDTSMFQNSIIVNGNSVNMQSRNSAEDKNLASSSLSLGDNSTTISTDINKPCINGVSPQNMELNGASEMMMETSEEPATSVPGSTELEKLANQTVQDMGEPMGNGDSNNDMVQKEQTVMDVNALNNYGDLQLLDKEAGENTQIVTMVQQGAETEPCEILQLDGVQALGGEMAPDFSQASLFQTEDGMYIIQNPDGMAFQLQGAEGIPLETVQALLSMESDSQLQGETIQTEIQQ